A genomic region of Rhodococcus pyridinivorans contains the following coding sequences:
- a CDS encoding NAD(P)/FAD-dependent oxidoreductase, translating to MSGEETFLIVGAGLAGAKLAEELRARDFPGRILLIGAEEHLPYERPPLSKDYFAGRKQLADFTVHDGDWYRDHRVELLLGTKVTAIDPAAHTVTLPDGSTLHYDKLALATGSTPRTVPIPGADAERVYVMRTIEDSDALLTAIQGETDHAGWLAVIGAGWIGMEIAANARDRGAGVVVAETAKQPLSGALGEEMGAVFADLHRAHGVDLRTNTSVREIVAYDGRASGIRFGDDSVVPADAVLVAVGARPNIELARDAGLAVDDGVLVDASLRTSDPDIVAVGDIASAEHPLLGTRVRVEHWANALNQPAVAAATMLGREATYDRLPYFFTDQYDLGMEYVGLAPRDARVVTRGDVPGRQFLAFWLDDEQRVRAGMNVNIWDAGDDLRALIASGRPVDVGRLTDTTVPLSDVAP from the coding sequence ATGTCGGGTGAGGAAACGTTTCTGATCGTCGGCGCGGGTCTGGCCGGCGCCAAGCTGGCAGAGGAACTGCGCGCCCGCGACTTTCCCGGGCGCATCCTGCTCATCGGCGCGGAGGAGCACCTGCCCTATGAGCGACCGCCGTTGTCGAAGGACTACTTCGCCGGACGCAAGCAACTCGCCGACTTCACGGTGCACGACGGCGACTGGTACCGCGACCACCGCGTCGAACTGCTGCTCGGCACGAAGGTCACCGCGATCGATCCGGCCGCCCACACGGTGACGCTGCCCGACGGGTCGACGCTCCACTACGACAAGCTCGCGCTCGCCACGGGCTCGACGCCCCGCACGGTCCCGATTCCCGGAGCCGACGCCGAACGCGTGTACGTCATGCGCACCATCGAGGACTCCGATGCGCTGCTCACCGCGATCCAGGGCGAGACCGACCACGCGGGATGGCTGGCCGTCATCGGCGCGGGATGGATCGGCATGGAGATCGCCGCGAACGCCCGCGACCGGGGCGCGGGCGTGGTGGTCGCGGAGACCGCGAAGCAACCCCTGTCCGGTGCCCTCGGCGAGGAGATGGGTGCGGTGTTCGCCGACCTGCACCGCGCGCACGGTGTCGATCTGCGGACGAACACCTCGGTGCGCGAGATCGTCGCCTACGACGGTCGCGCGAGCGGCATCCGGTTCGGCGACGACAGTGTGGTGCCCGCCGACGCCGTGCTCGTCGCGGTCGGGGCGCGCCCGAACATCGAGCTGGCCCGCGACGCCGGACTCGCGGTGGACGACGGCGTGCTCGTCGACGCGTCGCTGCGGACGAGCGACCCGGACATCGTCGCCGTCGGCGACATCGCGTCGGCGGAGCATCCGCTGCTCGGCACCCGTGTGCGCGTCGAACACTGGGCGAACGCCCTGAACCAGCCGGCCGTCGCGGCCGCGACGATGCTCGGACGTGAGGCGACCTACGACCGGCTCCCATATTTCTTCACCGACCAGTACGACCTTGGCATGGAGTATGTCGGGCTCGCGCCCCGCGACGCGCGGGTGGTCACCCGCGGCGACGTGCCGGGACGGCAGTTCCTCGCGTTCTGGCTCGACGACGAGCAGCGGGTCCGGGCGGGGATGAACGTCAACATCTGGGATGCCGGGGACGACCTCCGCGCACTCATCGCCTCCGGGCGGCCCGTCGACGTCGGCCGGCTGACGGACACCACGGTGCCGTTGTCCGACGTCGCTCCGTGA
- the pepN gene encoding aminopeptidase N yields MAPPNLTREQAAERAAILSVDNYSIELDLTDGAGAPGTTTFRSVTTVRFDATEGASTFIDLIAKTVHSATLNGDPVDVSGYSEETGIALTGLAAHNELVVDADCLYTNTGEGLHRFVDPTDDAVYLYSQFETADAKRMFACFDQPDLKATFDLQVTAPQDWAVISNADTVQTAAAQPGLHIFRTTPRMSTYLVALIAGPYAVWSDEYTDEHGTIPLRIFCRASLAEYMDADRLFTETKQGFGFYHANFGIPYAFGKYDQLFVPEFNAGAMENAGAVTFLEDYVFRSKVTRYSYERRAETVLHEMAHMWFGDLVTMRWWDDLWLNESFATFASVLCQASATEYTNAWTTFANVEKSWAYRQDQLPSTHPIAADIPDLAAVEVNFDGITYAKGASVLKQLVAYVGQEPFLAGLREYFRDHAYGNATFDDLLAALEKASGRDLSDWGAQWLKTTGLNILRPDFEVDDQGHFTRFAVVQEGAQPGAGEFRVHRLAIGVYDDDGSGKLVRTHRVEIDVDAAERTEVPDLVGVPRGAFVLVNDDDLTYCSVRLDEESLATVIDRVGDIAESLPRTLVWSAAWEMTRQAEMKARDFVALVQRGIAAETEVGVVQRLLMQAHTALESYADPSWAAEQGRADFANRLLELARESVAGSDHQLAFVNALTTAYLSPWHTEVLEELLGADPATVGLPGLTVDTDLRWRIVQALAAAGEVDGEGVESPFIDAEAERDPTAAGARQAAAARAARPQEAVKEQVWQTVVHDDSVPNITARAVIGGFAPAGQGELLEPYVARYFAEVPGVWERRSSEVAQTVVIGLYPSWSISEQSVAAADEFLAGDHPPALRRLVVEGRAGVVRSLKARAFDAS; encoded by the coding sequence GTGGCACCACCGAATCTGACCCGCGAGCAGGCCGCCGAACGGGCCGCGATCCTGTCCGTCGACAACTACAGCATCGAACTGGATCTCACCGACGGTGCCGGCGCGCCGGGCACCACGACCTTCCGATCGGTGACCACCGTGCGATTCGACGCGACCGAGGGAGCCTCGACGTTCATCGACCTCATCGCGAAGACCGTGCATTCGGCGACCCTCAACGGCGACCCCGTCGACGTGTCCGGATACTCCGAGGAGACCGGCATCGCCCTTACCGGGCTCGCCGCTCACAACGAACTCGTCGTCGACGCCGACTGCCTGTACACGAACACCGGCGAGGGCCTGCACCGGTTCGTCGACCCCACCGACGACGCGGTGTACCTGTACTCGCAGTTCGAAACGGCCGACGCCAAGCGGATGTTCGCGTGCTTCGACCAGCCCGATCTCAAGGCCACCTTCGACCTGCAGGTCACCGCGCCGCAGGACTGGGCCGTGATCTCCAACGCCGACACCGTACAGACGGCGGCCGCGCAGCCGGGTCTGCACATCTTCCGCACCACCCCGCGGATGAGCACCTATCTCGTCGCGCTCATCGCCGGTCCGTATGCCGTGTGGTCCGACGAGTACACCGACGAGCACGGCACCATCCCGCTGCGCATCTTCTGCCGAGCGTCGCTCGCGGAGTACATGGACGCCGACCGGCTGTTCACCGAGACCAAACAGGGCTTCGGCTTCTACCACGCCAACTTCGGGATCCCCTACGCCTTCGGCAAGTACGACCAGCTGTTCGTGCCCGAGTTCAACGCCGGGGCGATGGAGAACGCCGGAGCGGTGACCTTCCTGGAGGACTACGTCTTCCGGTCCAAGGTCACCCGCTACTCCTACGAGCGCCGCGCCGAGACCGTCCTGCACGAGATGGCGCACATGTGGTTCGGCGACCTCGTCACTATGCGCTGGTGGGACGACCTGTGGCTCAACGAGTCGTTCGCGACGTTCGCGTCGGTGCTGTGCCAGGCCTCGGCCACCGAGTACACCAACGCGTGGACGACCTTCGCGAACGTCGAGAAGTCGTGGGCCTACCGGCAGGACCAGCTGCCGTCGACGCACCCGATCGCCGCCGACATCCCCGACCTCGCCGCGGTCGAGGTCAACTTCGACGGCATCACCTACGCCAAGGGCGCGTCGGTGCTCAAGCAGCTCGTCGCCTATGTGGGGCAGGAGCCCTTCCTCGCCGGTCTGCGCGAGTACTTCCGCGACCACGCCTACGGCAACGCCACCTTCGACGACCTGCTCGCCGCGCTGGAGAAGGCCTCCGGCCGCGACCTGTCGGACTGGGGTGCCCAGTGGCTCAAGACCACCGGCCTGAACATCCTGCGACCGGACTTCGAGGTCGACGACCAGGGACACTTCACGCGTTTCGCGGTGGTGCAGGAAGGTGCCCAGCCCGGCGCCGGTGAGTTCCGCGTGCACCGCCTCGCGATCGGTGTGTACGACGACGACGGCTCCGGCAAGCTCGTCCGCACGCACCGCGTGGAGATCGACGTCGACGCCGCCGAGCGCACCGAGGTCCCCGATCTGGTGGGCGTGCCGCGCGGCGCGTTCGTCCTCGTCAACGACGACGACCTGACGTACTGCTCGGTGCGGCTCGACGAGGAGTCGCTCGCGACCGTCATAGACCGGGTCGGCGACATCGCCGAGTCGCTGCCGCGCACCCTGGTGTGGTCGGCGGCGTGGGAGATGACCCGTCAGGCCGAGATGAAGGCGCGCGATTTCGTCGCCCTCGTGCAGCGCGGTATCGCCGCCGAGACCGAGGTCGGTGTCGTCCAGCGTCTGCTCATGCAGGCGCACACCGCGCTGGAGAGCTACGCCGACCCGTCCTGGGCCGCGGAGCAGGGCCGGGCGGACTTCGCCAACCGTCTGCTCGAGCTCGCCCGCGAGTCCGTCGCCGGCTCCGACCATCAGCTCGCGTTCGTCAACGCGCTGACCACCGCGTACCTGTCTCCCTGGCACACCGAGGTGCTCGAGGAGCTGCTGGGCGCCGATCCGGCGACGGTCGGCCTGCCCGGGCTGACGGTCGACACCGATCTGCGCTGGCGGATCGTCCAGGCGCTCGCCGCGGCGGGTGAGGTCGACGGCGAGGGCGTGGAGTCGCCGTTCATCGACGCGGAGGCCGAACGCGACCCGACGGCCGCGGGTGCCCGCCAGGCGGCGGCCGCCCGCGCGGCCCGTCCGCAGGAGGCCGTCAAGGAGCAGGTGTGGCAGACCGTCGTGCACGACGACAGCGTCCCGAACATCACGGCGCGCGCCGTGATCGGCGGTTTCGCCCCGGCCGGTCAGGGCGAATTGCTCGAGCCGTACGTCGCGCGGTACTTCGCGGAGGTGCCGGGAGTGTGGGAGCGCCGTTCGAGCGAGGTCGCGCAGACCGTCGTGATCGGGCTCTACCCGTCGTGGTCGATCAGTGAGCAGTCGGTGGCTGCGGCAGACGAGTTCCTCGCCGGCGACCATCCGCCGGCGCTGCGCCGGCTCGTCGTCGAGGGTCGTGCCGGGGTCGTGCGCTCGTTGAAGGCACGCGCGTTCGACGCGTCCTGA
- a CDS encoding DUF5130 domain-containing protein, translating to MASGDVIQRPVVAPENLPHGAALTASGRISAVRGLGQAFTGAPFKDRDLITLDDTLTHATRITNVRFTVYIGDDENPAAATDALLPTTPDADNSVLVAVFPNQRSIEIRSGRTAADRATDRVLQLGVTAAVSSFGQGNLLDGITSAVRVIANAMVAP from the coding sequence GTGGCAAGTGGTGACGTGATCCAGCGTCCGGTCGTCGCGCCGGAGAACCTGCCGCACGGTGCGGCACTCACCGCGAGCGGACGCATCTCCGCCGTGCGCGGTCTCGGTCAGGCCTTCACGGGTGCGCCCTTCAAGGACCGCGACCTCATCACCCTCGACGACACGCTCACGCACGCGACGCGGATCACCAATGTGCGGTTCACCGTCTACATCGGTGACGACGAGAATCCGGCCGCGGCGACCGACGCCCTGCTGCCGACGACGCCGGACGCCGACAACTCGGTCCTCGTCGCCGTCTTCCCGAACCAGCGGAGCATCGAGATCCGCTCGGGTCGCACCGCCGCCGACCGCGCCACCGACCGGGTGCTGCAGCTCGGCGTGACCGCGGCCGTGTCGTCCTTCGGCCAGGGGAATCTGCTCGACGGCATCACCAGTGCCGTCCGCGTCATCGCGAACGCCATGGTCGCTCCCTAG
- the ctaJ gene encoding aa3-type cytochrome oxidase subunit CtaJ, giving the protein MSILETTLIFVGIPLLIVLVFGGLSFVLSKYPGSTPSDDPYTLDRKWEHGPLLWTATDESTHPWKYPHYGHGHAALTSAELIGGTASGKW; this is encoded by the coding sequence GTGAGCATTCTCGAGACAACCCTGATCTTCGTCGGCATCCCGCTGCTGATCGTCTTGGTCTTCGGTGGGCTGTCCTTCGTCCTGAGCAAGTACCCGGGCTCCACGCCGTCGGACGACCCGTACACGCTCGACCGGAAATGGGAGCACGGACCGCTCCTGTGGACCGCGACCGACGAATCGACCCATCCCTGGAAATACCCGCATTATGGTCACGGTCATGCCGCTCTGACCTCGGCGGAGCTGATCGGAGGTACCGCAAGTGGCAAGTGGTGA
- a CDS encoding HNH endonuclease — protein sequence MKHSSSSHRQLPPADAPAGVPGATTLRVVHDSTATVPDWLKRRVLLLNATYEPLTALPARRAVVLMAGGKADTVHDDPLAPLVRSAEWSVQLPSVIRLRNYVRVPYHARVPLTRAALMHRDLNRCAYCGGKAETIDHVVPRSRGGEHTWENCVACCAPCNHRKADKLLTELGWTLRVVPNPPKGRHWRLLATLPELHPTWLPYLGEGAA from the coding sequence ATGAAGCACAGCAGCAGCTCGCATCGACAACTCCCGCCCGCGGACGCCCCTGCAGGGGTGCCGGGGGCTACCACACTGCGCGTGGTGCACGACAGCACCGCGACGGTACCCGACTGGTTGAAACGTCGAGTGTTGCTGCTCAACGCCACCTACGAGCCACTCACGGCCCTGCCCGCTCGCAGGGCCGTGGTCCTGATGGCCGGGGGCAAGGCCGATACCGTGCACGACGATCCGCTCGCCCCGCTGGTGCGGTCGGCAGAATGGTCCGTGCAGCTGCCATCGGTGATCCGTCTGCGCAACTATGTACGCGTTCCGTATCACGCGCGGGTGCCGCTCACCCGGGCCGCGCTCATGCACCGCGACCTGAACCGGTGCGCCTACTGCGGGGGCAAGGCCGAGACGATCGACCACGTCGTGCCGCGCAGCCGAGGCGGCGAGCACACCTGGGAGAACTGCGTCGCATGCTGCGCGCCGTGCAACCACCGCAAGGCCGACAAGCTGCTCACCGAACTCGGATGGACCCTGCGTGTGGTGCCGAATCCGCCCAAGGGCCGGCACTGGCGCCTGCTCGCCACCCTGCCCGAGTTGCACCCCACCTGGCTGCCCTATCTGGGGGAGGGCGCGGCCTGA
- a CDS encoding globin, whose product MSDEQTFYEAVGGAETFRRLTARFYEEIARDEIVRPLYPEEDLGPAERRMRMFLEQYWGGPRTYSEERGHPRLRMRHHPFRIGPLERDAWLRCMHTAIASIDEKTLDDEHRRQLVDYMNMAADSMMNSPI is encoded by the coding sequence ATGAGTGACGAGCAGACCTTCTACGAGGCGGTCGGTGGCGCCGAGACGTTCCGCCGGCTCACTGCACGGTTCTACGAGGAGATCGCACGGGACGAGATCGTCCGGCCCCTGTATCCCGAGGAGGATCTCGGTCCGGCCGAACGACGCATGCGGATGTTCCTCGAGCAGTACTGGGGCGGCCCGCGCACCTACTCCGAGGAGCGGGGCCACCCGCGGCTGCGCATGCGTCATCATCCCTTCCGGATCGGGCCGCTCGAGCGCGACGCCTGGTTGCGCTGCATGCACACCGCGATCGCATCGATCGACGAGAAGACGCTCGACGACGAGCACCGCCGGCAGCTCGTCGACTACATGAACATGGCGGCCGACTCGATGATGAATTCCCCCATCTGA
- a CDS encoding cupin domain-containing protein gives MNTTSIVAVRLDDVELRDDPIDPAWIREGAPVARSGQWATSADRTTTTHVWDCTAGRFDWHFGVDEIVHIVEGSVIVSSADSEPRTLRAGDAAIFRAGTTALWEVPEYVRKHAVLRRHLSPAARFTQKVEDRLRRILGR, from the coding sequence ATGAATACGACATCGATCGTCGCGGTCCGGTTGGACGACGTGGAGCTGCGCGACGACCCGATCGACCCTGCGTGGATCCGCGAGGGCGCGCCCGTGGCGCGCAGCGGTCAGTGGGCGACCAGCGCCGACCGCACCACCACCACACACGTGTGGGACTGCACGGCCGGTCGCTTCGACTGGCATTTCGGCGTCGACGAGATTGTTCACATCGTGGAGGGCTCGGTCATCGTCTCGTCCGCAGACTCCGAGCCGCGCACCTTGCGTGCCGGGGACGCGGCGATCTTCCGAGCCGGGACCACCGCTCTGTGGGAGGTCCCCGAATACGTGCGCAAGCACGCCGTCCTGCGTCGTCACCTGTCGCCGGCGGCGCGGTTCACCCAGAAGGTGGAGGACCGCCTGCGCCGGATTCTGGGCCGCTGA